One Deltaproteobacteria bacterium DNA segment encodes these proteins:
- a CDS encoding nitric-oxide reductase large subunit: protein MTTRRLWIALTTVVIASFSVLGYFGTEIYRLAPPIPERVVAEDGRLLIEAQQIRDGQNVWQSMGGQEVGSIWGHGAYVAPDWSADWLHREALWLLERWAKAAEGKSYEALGAEQQAALRSRLQAELRPNRYDEQSETLTLSLERAEAFEALSRYYGAIFGDAETFPADVAWLADGGMSPVELRNAYAIPSASVPDAGRRALMTRFFFWTAWSTVTERTPGSVSYTNDWPPEPLVDNRPGSSIVLWSVVSFFFLLAGVGVLVFVYARNRSREEEEEKPETPSSDPFRDLEQTPSMRATLKYFWVVGALILVQIGLGIVTAHYGVEGDGLYGIDLASVLPYSVTRTWHTQLAVFWIATTWLAAGLFIAPAVGGGEPKFQRLGVNFLFVSLLIIVVGSMFGTWYGTRQQMGLEANFWFGHQGYEYVDLGRFWQLYLLIGLFLWAGLVVRALWPALRKAGENRSLLTMLMLSAGAIGLFYSAGIMWGRQTHLAIAEYWRWWVVHLWVEGFFEVFATVVVAFLFSRLGLVRVRSATLAVLFSSAIFLTGGIIGTFHHLYFTGTPTAVLALGAVFSALEIVPLVLVGFEAWDTYRHTQVRPWVEAYRWPILFFVGVAFWNFVGAGLFGFLINPPIALYYVQGLNTTAVHGHTALFGVYGLLGIGLMLFTLRAMTARRRWNPAALRLAFWSLNGGLVLMVVLSLLPIGLLQAWASLEAGLWFARSAEFLQAEGMATLRWLRAVGDVVFTVGVVAIGYFLVGLKTGWSYLPEEKGLEGEGITGEAAELHETDRAA from the coding sequence ATGACTACCCGCAGGCTGTGGATCGCACTGACGACCGTCGTGATCGCGTCCTTCTCGGTGCTCGGCTACTTCGGCACCGAGATCTACCGGCTGGCGCCGCCGATCCCGGAGAGGGTGGTCGCCGAGGACGGGAGGCTCCTCATCGAGGCCCAGCAGATCCGGGACGGGCAGAACGTCTGGCAGTCGATGGGCGGCCAGGAGGTCGGCTCGATCTGGGGTCACGGGGCCTACGTCGCGCCGGACTGGTCGGCCGACTGGCTCCACCGCGAGGCGCTGTGGCTCCTGGAGCGCTGGGCGAAGGCCGCGGAGGGCAAGTCCTACGAGGCGCTCGGCGCCGAGCAGCAGGCCGCCCTGCGCAGCCGGCTCCAGGCGGAGCTGCGACCCAACCGCTACGACGAGCAGAGCGAGACCCTCACCCTCTCCCTGGAGCGCGCCGAGGCCTTCGAGGCGCTCTCGCGCTACTACGGGGCCATCTTCGGAGATGCCGAGACCTTCCCGGCGGACGTGGCCTGGCTCGCCGACGGCGGCATGAGCCCCGTCGAGCTGCGCAACGCCTACGCCATCCCCAGCGCCAGCGTCCCCGACGCCGGGCGCCGGGCGCTGATGACCCGCTTCTTCTTCTGGACGGCCTGGTCCACGGTCACCGAGCGCACCCCCGGCAGCGTCAGCTACACCAACGACTGGCCGCCCGAGCCCCTGGTCGACAACCGGCCGGGCTCCTCGATCGTGCTGTGGTCGGTGGTGAGCTTCTTCTTCCTGCTGGCCGGCGTCGGCGTCCTGGTCTTCGTGTATGCGCGCAACCGCAGCCGGGAGGAGGAGGAGGAGAAGCCCGAGACCCCGAGCAGCGATCCCTTCCGCGACCTGGAGCAGACCCCCTCCATGCGGGCGACGCTCAAGTACTTCTGGGTCGTGGGGGCCCTGATCCTGGTGCAGATCGGCCTGGGGATCGTCACGGCGCACTACGGAGTCGAGGGTGACGGGCTCTACGGCATCGACCTGGCCTCGGTGCTGCCCTACAGCGTCACTCGCACCTGGCACACCCAGCTGGCCGTCTTCTGGATCGCCACGACCTGGCTGGCGGCGGGCCTCTTCATCGCGCCGGCCGTGGGCGGGGGCGAGCCGAAGTTCCAGCGCCTCGGGGTGAACTTCCTCTTCGTGTCCCTCCTGATCATCGTGGTCGGCTCGATGTTCGGGACCTGGTACGGCACCCGGCAGCAGATGGGGCTGGAGGCCAACTTCTGGTTCGGCCACCAGGGCTACGAGTACGTCGACCTCGGCCGCTTCTGGCAGCTCTACCTGTTGATCGGCCTCTTCCTCTGGGCCGGGCTGGTGGTGCGGGCCCTGTGGCCGGCGCTGCGCAAGGCCGGGGAGAACCGCTCGCTCCTGACCATGCTGATGCTCTCCGCCGGCGCCATCGGCCTCTTCTACTCGGCGGGCATCATGTGGGGCCGCCAGACGCACCTCGCCATCGCCGAGTACTGGCGCTGGTGGGTGGTGCACCTCTGGGTCGAGGGCTTCTTCGAGGTCTTCGCCACGGTCGTCGTCGCCTTCCTCTTCTCTCGCCTCGGCCTGGTCCGGGTCCGCAGCGCGACCCTCGCGGTGCTCTTCTCGAGCGCCATCTTCCTCACCGGCGGCATCATCGGCACCTTCCACCACCTCTACTTCACCGGGACCCCCACCGCGGTCCTCGCCCTGGGGGCCGTCTTCAGCGCCCTGGAGATCGTGCCGCTGGTCCTGGTGGGCTTCGAGGCCTGGGACACCTACCGGCACACCCAGGTCCGGCCCTGGGTGGAGGCCTACCGCTGGCCCATCCTCTTCTTCGTGGGCGTCGCCTTCTGGAACTTCGTCGGCGCGGGCCTCTTCGGCTTCCTGATCAACCCCCCGATCGCCCTCTATTACGTGCAGGGCCTCAACACGACCGCGGTGCACGGGCACACGGCGCTCTTCGGGGTCTACGGCCTGCTCGGCATCGGCCTGATGCTCTTCACCCTGCGCGCCATGACCGCCAGGCGCCGCTGGAACCCGGCCGCTCTGCGCCTCGCCTTCTGGTCGCTCAACGGCGGCCTGGTCCTGATGGTGGTCCTGAGCCTGCTGCCGATCGGGCTCCTGCAGGCCTGGGCCAGCCTGGAGGCGGGCCTGTGGTTCGCCCGCTCGGCCGAGTTCCTCCAGGCCGAGGGGATGGCGACCCTGCGCTGGCTGCGGGCGGTCGGGGACGTCGTCTTCACCGTGGGGGTGGTGGCCATCGGCTACTTCCTCGTGGGCTTGAAGACCGGCTGGTCCTATCTTCCCGAGGAGAAGGGGCTCGAAGGTGAGGGGATCACCGGGGAAGCCGCCGAGTTGCACGAGACGGACCGCGCGGCCTAG
- a CDS encoding Rrf2 family transcriptional regulator — protein sequence MLISQTAEYALRSVVWLAANGTQTTRQIASGTQVPADYLSKVLQALTRHGVVSSQRGKHGGFKLATSPESLRTLDVIDAVDPIRRIESCPLELESHCEELCPLHRHLDDAIAQIQAAFASTTIADLQRQKDLPSAFGMKED from the coding sequence GTGTTGATCTCCCAAACCGCCGAGTACGCCCTGCGCTCCGTCGTCTGGCTCGCCGCCAACGGAACCCAGACCACCCGCCAGATCGCCTCGGGCACCCAGGTGCCGGCGGACTACCTCTCCAAGGTGCTCCAGGCCCTCACCCGCCACGGCGTCGTCTCCTCCCAGCGGGGCAAGCACGGGGGCTTCAAGCTCGCGACCTCCCCGGAGTCGCTGCGCACCCTCGATGTCATCGACGCGGTGGATCCCATCCGGAGGATCGAGAGCTGCCCCCTGGAGCTGGAGAGCCACTGCGAGGAGCTCTGCCCCCTCCACCGCCACCTCGACGACGCCATCGCCCAGATCCAGGCGGCCTTCGCCTCGACCACGATCGCCGATCTGCAGCGGCAGAAGGATCTCCCCTCTGCCTTCGGCATGAAGGAGGACTGA
- a CDS encoding YecH family protein: MEAPASRHGHDVLHLLLEAEAPMTPEQILERVTSAFGADARFHTCSREGLDVPTLLAMFFRKGKIVQQGGGYVVAGHRICNH, from the coding sequence ATGGAAGCACCCGCGAGCCGCCACGGTCACGACGTCCTGCACCTGCTCCTCGAGGCGGAGGCGCCGATGACGCCCGAGCAGATCCTCGAGCGCGTGACGAGCGCGTTCGGCGCGGACGCCCGCTTCCACACCTGCTCGCGGGAGGGCCTCGACGTGCCCACCCTGCTGGCGATGTTCTTCCGGAAGGGAAAGATCGTGCAGCAGGGCGGCGGCTACGTGGTCGCCGGCCACCGCATCTGCAACCACTAG
- a CDS encoding efflux RND transporter permease subunit, translating to MNAFRTPSTDYQQELAKKPGPLAWFAHNSVAANVIMLILLVAGIFTLFNVREEVFPEVQFPVVVVTVPYPGASPEEVEDGLVLAIEEAIRDVEGIKEVTGSAREGVAVVAAELEEGANEDRGLADIKSAVDRITSFPEDAERPNVYLATNRSRVVSIVLYGDVDTHALRSEAEELRSLLIGDERVSFVEVTGLPAPEIAIEVSQDDLRRYGLSLEQVAQRIRAASIDLPGGAIKTERGEILLRTTEKRQTGAEFESIVLLARPDGTQVTVGDIAAVKDDFVETDQEAYFNGKRAAMLDVYRVGEETPLDISAAVTEFIEKQKEELPGGLTMELWSDYSEIYRDRIDLLMRNAAIGLVLVLLTLGVFLEIRLAFWVTLGIPISFVGAFIFLPGVDVSINMLSLFGFIVVLGMVVDDAIVVGEAVHYNRQAGMGRLEAAIAGVREMAIPITFAVLTTMMAFAPMLFVPGFAGKFFRNIPWVVIAVLAISLLEALIILPAHLAHSKPPSERGLLGFVHHQQQRFSRFVEWLIEKTYVPAVRWATDRRYLAGAIGVAILVAGAGMVSGGRIHFVFMPRIESDLAVAMVELPIGTSTADTKVLQRRLESSLHEALDELDGNGAVEGIFSQSGAATMSNRGGPAGSRSSSGGHIAEVAVSLVPIDERDFGTEKLNRLWRKKLGELPGVEALKFKGNTGGSGQAPIAYDLSHPDSERLEQAAVKLAAKIATYQGVFDIDDGLEAGKAQLDFELKPAARRMGLTELDVARQLRSTFFGAEAVRQQRGRDEVRTYVRYPRELRETEHSLETFLLRTREGGEIPLDQAVSFEEGRAYTSIQRHDFQRVVTVTSDLDFSVGNGDEIAGDLEGTFLPTLLDEYPGLTWKKGGERRHQAEAMGGLVSLFVIALVAIFALLAIAFRSYVQPVLIMAAIPFGFVGALAGHLLMGFDLSMISVMGIVALSGIVVNDSLVLIVAVNGYREREGLTPLEAVRLAGARRFRPIILTSLTTFFGLMPMIFETSVQARFLIPMAISLGFGVLFATVITLILLPAFYMILDDAARVLGGAWRWLWSDHEEPAEPEVGPETVTE from the coding sequence TGCAGTTCCCGGTGGTGGTCGTCACCGTGCCCTACCCCGGGGCGAGCCCCGAGGAGGTCGAGGACGGCCTGGTCCTGGCGATCGAGGAGGCCATCCGCGACGTCGAGGGCATCAAGGAGGTCACCGGCAGCGCCCGGGAGGGCGTGGCGGTGGTCGCCGCCGAGCTCGAGGAGGGGGCCAACGAGGACCGGGGCCTGGCCGACATCAAGTCGGCGGTGGACCGGATCACCTCCTTCCCCGAGGACGCCGAGCGTCCGAACGTCTACCTCGCCACCAACCGCTCGCGGGTCGTCTCCATCGTCCTCTACGGGGATGTCGACACCCACGCCCTGCGCTCGGAGGCGGAGGAGCTGCGCTCCCTGCTGATCGGCGACGAGCGGGTCTCCTTCGTGGAGGTCACCGGCCTGCCGGCCCCCGAGATCGCCATCGAGGTCTCCCAGGACGACCTGCGCCGCTACGGCCTCTCCCTGGAGCAGGTCGCCCAGCGGATCCGGGCGGCTTCCATCGATCTGCCCGGCGGCGCCATCAAGACCGAGCGCGGGGAGATCCTCCTGCGCACCACCGAGAAGCGGCAGACCGGCGCCGAGTTCGAGTCGATCGTGCTGCTCGCCCGGCCCGATGGGACGCAGGTGACGGTCGGCGACATCGCCGCGGTGAAGGACGACTTCGTCGAGACCGACCAGGAGGCCTACTTCAACGGCAAGCGCGCCGCCATGCTCGACGTCTACCGGGTGGGCGAGGAGACCCCGCTGGACATCTCGGCGGCGGTCACCGAGTTCATCGAGAAGCAGAAGGAAGAGCTCCCGGGCGGCCTCACGATGGAGCTCTGGTCGGACTACTCCGAGATCTACCGGGACCGCATCGACCTGCTGATGCGCAACGCCGCCATCGGCCTGGTCCTGGTCCTGCTCACCCTCGGGGTCTTCCTCGAGATCCGCCTGGCCTTCTGGGTGACCCTCGGCATCCCGATCTCCTTCGTGGGCGCCTTCATCTTCCTGCCGGGCGTCGACGTCTCGATCAACATGCTCTCCCTCTTCGGCTTCATCGTCGTGCTGGGCATGGTGGTCGACGACGCGATCGTCGTGGGTGAGGCGGTCCACTACAACCGCCAGGCGGGCATGGGCCGCCTCGAGGCCGCCATCGCCGGTGTGCGGGAGATGGCGATCCCGATCACCTTCGCCGTTCTCACCACCATGATGGCCTTCGCGCCGATGCTCTTCGTGCCAGGCTTCGCCGGGAAGTTCTTCCGGAACATCCCCTGGGTGGTGATCGCGGTGCTCGCGATCTCGCTGCTCGAGGCCCTGATCATCCTGCCGGCGCACCTGGCCCACTCCAAGCCGCCCTCCGAGCGCGGCCTCCTGGGCTTCGTCCACCACCAGCAGCAGCGCTTCTCGCGCTTCGTGGAGTGGTTGATCGAGAAGACCTACGTGCCGGCCGTGCGCTGGGCCACCGATCGCCGCTACCTCGCTGGCGCGATCGGTGTGGCGATCCTGGTGGCCGGCGCCGGGATGGTCTCCGGCGGTCGCATCCACTTCGTCTTCATGCCCCGGATCGAGAGCGACCTGGCCGTCGCCATGGTCGAGCTGCCCATCGGCACCTCGACCGCCGACACCAAGGTGTTGCAGCGGCGCCTGGAGAGCTCTCTCCACGAGGCCCTCGACGAGCTCGACGGGAACGGCGCGGTCGAGGGGATCTTCTCCCAGAGCGGCGCGGCCACCATGTCGAACCGGGGCGGCCCCGCGGGCTCCCGCTCGAGCTCCGGCGGCCACATCGCCGAGGTGGCGGTCTCCCTGGTGCCGATCGACGAGCGCGACTTCGGCACCGAGAAGCTCAACCGCCTCTGGCGCAAGAAGCTCGGGGAGCTCCCCGGGGTCGAGGCCCTGAAGTTCAAGGGCAACACCGGCGGCTCGGGGCAGGCGCCCATCGCCTACGATCTCTCCCACCCCGACTCCGAGCGGCTGGAGCAGGCGGCGGTGAAGCTCGCGGCCAAGATCGCCACCTACCAGGGCGTCTTCGACATCGACGACGGGCTGGAGGCCGGCAAGGCGCAGCTCGACTTCGAGCTGAAGCCCGCCGCCCGCCGCATGGGCCTCACCGAGCTCGACGTGGCGCGGCAGCTACGCTCGACCTTCTTCGGGGCCGAGGCGGTCCGTCAGCAGCGCGGCCGGGACGAGGTGCGCACCTACGTCCGCTACCCGCGGGAGCTGCGCGAGACCGAGCACAGCCTGGAGACCTTCCTCCTGCGCACCCGCGAGGGCGGCGAGATCCCCCTGGATCAGGCCGTCTCCTTCGAGGAGGGCCGCGCCTACACCAGCATCCAGCGGCACGACTTCCAGCGGGTGGTGACCGTCACCTCGGATCTCGACTTCTCGGTGGGCAACGGCGACGAGATCGCGGGCGACCTCGAGGGTACCTTCCTGCCGACGCTCCTCGACGAGTACCCGGGCCTGACCTGGAAGAAGGGCGGCGAGCGGCGGCACCAGGCCGAGGCGATGGGGGGGCTGGTGAGCCTCTTCGTCATCGCCCTGGTGGCGATCTTCGCGCTGCTGGCCATCGCGTTCCGCTCCTACGTCCAGCCGGTGCTGATCATGGCGGCCATCCCCTTCGGCTTCGTCGGGGCGCTCGCCGGTCACCTCCTGATGGGCTTCGACCTCTCGATGATCTCGGTGATGGGCATCGTCGCCCTCTCCGGCATCGTGGTGAACGACTCCCTGGTGCTCATCGTGGCCGTGAACGGCTACCGCGAGCGCGAGGGCCTCACGCCCCTGGAGGCCGTCCGCCTGGCGGGGGCCCGGCGCTTCCGGCCGATCATCCTCACCTCGCTGACCACCTTCTTCGGCCTGATGCCGATGATCTTCGAGACCAGCGTGCAGGCCCGCTTCCTGATCCCGATGGCGATCTCCCTGGGCTTCGGGGTGCTCTTCGCCACGGTGATCACCCTGATCCTGCTGCCGGCCTTCTACATGATCCTCGACGACGCCGCCCGGGTGCTCGGCGGAGCCTGGCGGTGGCTCTGGAGCGATCACGAGGAGCCCGCCGAGCCCGAGGTCGGGCCGGAGACCGTGACGGAGTAG